The DNA segment TGCTCGACGCCATCCGCTCGGCGCGCTCGGAGGCGACGAACGCGTTTGGCAGCGGCGAGCTCATCCTGGAGCGGGCCATTGAAGGCGCGCGTCACGTGGAGGTGCAGGTCTTCGCGGACGCGCATGGCAACGCGGTGCACCTGGGCGAGCGCGACTGCTCCGTTCAGCGCCGGCACCAGAAGGTGATTGAGGAGAGCCCGTCTCCGGCCGTCACGCCCGAACTGCGCGAGCGCATGGGGGCCGTGGCGGTGCAGGCCATCCGCGCCATCGGGTATCGCGGCGCGGGGACCATCGAATTCCTCCTGGCTCCGAACGGCGATTTCTTCTTCATGGAGATGAACACGCGCCTCCAGGTGGAGCACCCGGTGACGGAGCTCATCACCGGACTCGACCTGGTCGAGTGGCAGCTGCGCGTCGCGGACGGCGAGCCGCTCCCGCTGACGCAGCCGGAGGTCACCTGGCGCGGACACGCCATCGAGGCGCGCCTGTGCGCGGAGGACCCGGCCAGGGGCTTCCTCCCACAGACGGGCCGGCTCCTCGCATGGGAGCCGCCGTCGGGGGAGGGCGTCCGCGTGGATCATGGCGTGCGCGAGGGGCAGGACATCACGCCTTTCTATGACTCCATGCAGGCGAAGCTCATCGCATACGGACCGGACCGCGAGACGGCGCGTGAGCGACTGGCCGCGGCGCTGCGCGAGCTGACGGTGTTCGGCGTCACGACGAACAGTGCGTTCATCCAGCACGTCCTCGGGCATGAGGCGTTCCGCTCCGGCCGGTACGACACGGGCTTCGTCGGCGCGCACACGCCGCCGGAGATGCTGCAAGAACTCGGGAAGGCTTCCCTGGAGGACCAGGCCATCCTGGCCGCCTTGCTCTTCCACGACGATGCGCAGGCGCTCGCCCGGAAGGGGGGCTTCGACGCGACGCTCACGGGCTGGAGCAGCTCCTATGCCCTGCCGGTGCCCGTCAGCCTGCATGACGGTGCTTCGGAGTTCCGCGCCTCGGTGCGCCCCGTCGCTCCGGAGTCCTACGAGGTCCGCGTCGGTGATACCTCGTTCGCGCTCTCCCTGCGCGGCCTCGGTGCCGAACGCGCGGAGGTGGAGGTGGCGGGCCGCCGTCGCGCGGTCCGCTACCGCCGGGCGGGCGGCACGCTGTGGTGCTCGCTGGACGGCATCACGCGCCAGCTGCGCGACGTCTCCTTCCGGCTGCCCTCCGAACGCGAGCGCGCCAGCGACGGCCGCCTGCGGGCGCCCATGGATGGCCGCATCATCCGGGTGAGCACCGAGGTCGGCGCGACCGTGAAGAAGGGCGACGTGCTGGTGGTGCTCGAAGCGATGAAGATGGAGTCGTCCCTCATCGCGCCAACGGATGGTGTGGTCACGGCGGTGAACGTCACGGTCGGGGCGCAGGTGCCGGCACGGCATGTCGTCGCGGTCGTCTCCCCCGCAGCGAAGGAGGCAGCATGAGTGAAGCACCGCTCGTCCGGTACGAAGTCTCTCGTGGCGTCGCGACCCTGACGCTCGATTCGCCGCGCAACCGCAACGCGCTTTCGCGGGCGCTCGTCACGCAGCTGCTGGAGCGGCTGAACGCCGTGGGCGCCGACTCGAGCGTGCGCGCGGTCGTCCTCGCGGCCACCGGCCCCGCGTTCTGCGCGGGGGCGGACCTCTCGGAGATGGCGGACGGTGGCGCCGCGAAGGCGCCGGGCGTGCTGCTCGACGTGCTGCGCACGATCGTGACGCTGCCCCAGCCTGTCGTCGCGAAGGTGGCGGGGCAGGTGAGGGCGGGCGGCATCGGCATCGTGGGCGCGTGCGACGTGGCGGTCGTCGCGGAGTCCGTGAAGTTCGCCTTCACGGAGGCGCGCATTGGCGTGACGCCCGCGGTCATCTCCCTCACCACCCTGCCGCACCTGACCAGCCGGGCGGCGAGCCGCTACTTCCTCACCGGTGAGGCCTTCGACGCGGCCGAAGCCGCGCGCATCGGGCTCATCACCTCCGCCGTGTCGGACGCGTCACTGGATGGCGCCGTCGAGCAGATCCTGGAGACGTTCCGGGTGTCGTCTCCGCAGGGCCTGCGCGAGACCAAGCAACTGGTGGCCTCTGGCCTGCGCGCGCGCATCGATGCCGGGGGTGCGGAGATGGTCGCGCTCTCCGGCCGGCTGTTCGCCTCCGAGGAGGCCCAGGAGGGGATGCTCGCCTTCCTGGAGCGCCGGCCTCCGGCGTGGGCCGCGCCGAAATAGGATGCGGGAGCACCCGGTTCGACCCGACGCCCGAACGGGCGGAATGGAGCACTCGATGTCCGCGATCCAGGCACCTCAGGCCCCGCGCATCAGCCGCGTTTCGCTGGGAGACATCGTCCACCGGTCGGCGTTGCGCTGGCCGGAGCGGACGGCGCTCGTCGACGGGGACCTCGAGTTCTCCTACGCGGAGCTCGACCGGCGCTCGAACGCGTTCGCGCACTACCTGCTCGCACAGGGCCTGCCCCAGGGTGCGCGCATCGCGATGCTCTGCGGCAATTCCGCGCAGATGCTCACCGCCTTCGTGGGCATCTACAAGTCAGGGCTCGTCTGGGTGCCCATCAACACCGGCCTCTCCGTGGAGGCGGTCCAGTACATCGTCGAACACGCCGAGGCGACGCACGCCGTCGTCGACGCCGAGCTCCTCGCGAAGCCCGGGCTGCGGGCGATGCTCGATGCGCTGGGCACCCGCGTCATCGTCTGCGTGCCGGAAGGGCAGGCGGCGCCGGATGGGGGCACGGTCGCGTTCCTGGACACGCTGAAGGGGCAGCACGGCACGCTGCCGGAGGTGGCCATCCAGAGCGGCCAGCTCGCGCAGATCATGTACACCAGTGGGACCACCGGCCAGCAGAAGGGCGTCATGCATTCGCATGCGTCGGTGCACGCGGCGCTGAGCGGGAACCTGTTCGAGCTGGGCATGCGCCCGTCGGACTCCACCATCTGCGTGCTCCCGATGTTCCACTGCGCGCAGCACTCCATCGTGATGACGTTCCTGCTGGCCGGGGCGACCGTCGTCGTGCGGCGGGCCTTCGACCCGGGCGCGATGCTCGCGACCATTGAACGGCGCGGCATCACGTTCCTGCTGGGCCTGCCGGTGATGTACGGCGCGATGCTGGCGCACCCGGCGCGTCCGGCCACGAAACTGTCCAGCCTGCGCCTGTGCCTCTACGTGATGGCGCCCATGGCGCGCACGATGCTCGTGGAGCTCATCGAGCACTTCTGCCCGGGCGGCTTCGCGCTCGCATCAGGGCAGACGGAGATGTACCCGGCGACGACCCTGTTCAAGCCGGAGCAGCAGCTCAAGCGGTTCGGCTCGTACTGGGGCGACTCGGTCGTGACGAACGAGACGGCCATCATGGACGACGAGGGCCGGCTGCTCGGGCGCGGCGAGGTGGGGGAGATCGTCCACCGCGGGCCCAACGTGATGCTCGGCTACTACAAGGACCCGGAGGCGACCGCGCGGGCGAGCGCCTTCGGTTGGCACCACACCGGCGACCTGGGCATGTTCGACGCCGACGGCCAGCTCCTCTTCGTGGACCGCAAGAAGGACATGATCAAGACGGGCGGCGAGAACGTCCCGTCCATCAAGGTCGAGGAGGTCCTCCTGCGTCACCCCTCCGTGCTTCAGGTCGCGGTGGTGGGTCTGCCGCACTCACGCTGGGCGGAGGCGGTGACGGGCTTCGTCGTGCTCAAGCCCGGCGTTTCCGCCACGGAGGCGGAGATCAACGCCCACTGCCGCCAGCACCTGGGTGGGTTTGAGGTGCCCAAGGCCATCGTCCTGCTCCCGGCCATGCCGCAGACCAGCACGGGCAAGGCCCAGAAGTTCGTGCTCCGTCAGCAGTACGCCCGGCACTACGATGCGGGGCGTGACGACCCACAGACCCCCTGAGTCCGCCGCGCCGAAGAAGACCGTCCTGCCTGGAGTCGCACTGGGCTTCGCCATCACGAGCCTGTGCGTGGTCTTCCTGTGGCCCGTGGGCCTCGTGCTGGCCATCATGGCGATGGTGAAGACAGGCAAGCCGGAGCATGCCGGGCGCAGGGGGCTCGCCATCACAGCCCTCATCGTGGCGGGACTGGGGCCCTTCGTCATTGGCATCGTGGCCGCCATCACCATCCCCAACTTCATCAGGTTCCAGGCGCGCTCGAAGCAGGCGGAGTGCAAGGTCAACCTGAAGGCGGTCTTCACCGCGGCGAGGGTGAGCATGGTGGACGAGCAGCCCCTGGTCAGCCTCGATGCGATGGGCATCGAGCCGGGACCGCGCAATCGCTATGCCTATGTGCTGCGGATGCCGGAGGAAGTCATCCCCGTGGGGGCGGCCTTCCCCGCGATCGATCCAGCTGAAATCCAGGCGGCCCTGGCTCAGGCGGGCGTGAAGCCCGGCGTGGAGGGGACGTGTCCCGACTGCGTCGTGACGGCCGCGTGCGTGGGCAACGTGGACAACGATGACACGCTGGACGTGTGGAGCATCTCCACCGTCAATCGCACGGCCGCCAACGGTGAAACCATCGAGCTGGGCACCCCGTACAACCACGTGAACGACGTCCGGGAGTAGCAGTCCCGGAGTAGGGTCCTGGGTTCCCTCCTTCCCCAGGTATCCATGGTCCTCCGACGATTCCTATCCCTCGTCGCGTTCGCCACGTCTTCGCTCGTGGCGAACGCAGCCCACGCGAACACCGTCTACGGCTTCTGGCAGGGCTCGGGAGGACAGAGCCCCTCCGGTCCGGGCAACCGGGTGTTCCTGCTGGATTCACAGACGTCCAGCAACCCGGTGACGTTCACGCTGACGTCGTCCGCGGATGCCTGGCTGTACCTGCTGGATGCGAACGGCACCATCCTCGCGCAGGACAACAACGGCGGTGGCGGCACGAACTCGCGCCTGGTCGTCACGCTGGCCCCGGGCAGCTACCAGCTCGTCGCCGCGACCGCGCTGTCGGGCCAGAGTGCTGAGTTCACCCTCGTGTCGGACTCCGGGGTGCTGCGCCATCCCAAGGCCCTGGAGGTCCGGCCCACGAGCCGCTTCAGCTGGATCTACGATGATCACGGCACCGGCGCGACGAACGACATCGCCGTCTGGCGCCCGGACCTCTCCCAGACGCCGGGCTTCTTCTCGCTGGGCGACGTGGCCATGCCGAACCGGGGACAGGCGCCCGCGACGACGTTCGTGGTTCGCGGCGAGGCGGACCTGCTCGCGCGTCCGTCCAACTACAACTGGATCTGGGACGACTCCGGCTCCGGTGGAACGCACGACGTCTCCTTCTGGGAGCCGGTCGCGCCCGCGGGCTACACCTGCCTGGGCCACGTCGCGGTGCTGGGCTACTCCAAGCCCTCCACGGACCTCATCCGCTGCGTGCGGAGCGAATACGTGCTGCCCGCCAATCCCGCCTGGGTGTGGGACGACAGGGGCTCCGGCGCGGACGACGACATCGGTGTGTGGCAGGCGGCGGCGCGCGACCACCGAGGCCTGCCCGCGTCCACCTTCATCTCCCGCCCCAGCCACGGCGACACGGGCGGCAACCGCTACTGGGTTCTCAACAAGAGCGCCACGTCCAACGCGGAGCTGCGAGGCCTGCCCGTGGACTCGCAGACGGTCGCTGCGTTCGCGCCGCGCGTGTGGCTGCATCCGGACGAGGCCTACTTCCCGTCCTCCACGCAGTTCCACCTGGCCAACGTCCACGAGGAGAACGGCCACCTGGTGACGAACCAGGCGCTGGGCTGTGACTCCTGCACGGATCCGCAGTTCCTGGACGGCCAGCGCCCCAACCAGACGCCGGTGCCTGTCTACGCGCAGGTCATCACGCGCACCCAGGGCGGTCTGCCGACGAACGTGACGGACGTGCTGTATTGGAGTTTCTACCCCTACAACAATGGCAAGCGCGTGTGCATTGGCTGGTATTCGCCCTGGGGCTGCGTGGGCGGCTACTCCACCTTCGGCAACCACGTGGGGGACTGGGAACACCTCACCGTGCGC comes from the Corallococcus exiguus genome and includes:
- a CDS encoding enoyl-CoA hydratase family protein; the protein is MSEAPLVRYEVSRGVATLTLDSPRNRNALSRALVTQLLERLNAVGADSSVRAVVLAATGPAFCAGADLSEMADGGAAKAPGVLLDVLRTIVTLPQPVVAKVAGQVRAGGIGIVGACDVAVVAESVKFAFTEARIGVTPAVISLTTLPHLTSRAASRYFLTGEAFDAAEAARIGLITSAVSDASLDGAVEQILETFRVSSPQGLRETKQLVASGLRARIDAGGAEMVALSGRLFASEEAQEGMLAFLERRPPAWAAPK
- a CDS encoding acetyl/propionyl/methylcrotonyl-CoA carboxylase subunit alpha, with product MKRIHNVLVANRGEIAVRVLRTCRRLGLRTVAVFSDADRDAPHVRLADEAMHLGPPPARESYLSIERVLAAAKASGADAIHPGYGFLSENEDFARACAEAGFAFVGPPAEAIELMGNKRQAKLRMQAADVPCIPGYEAARPGESLEDEALVREGQRVGFPIMVKAAAGGGGRGMRLVREPGALLDAIRSARSEATNAFGSGELILERAIEGARHVEVQVFADAHGNAVHLGERDCSVQRRHQKVIEESPSPAVTPELRERMGAVAVQAIRAIGYRGAGTIEFLLAPNGDFFFMEMNTRLQVEHPVTELITGLDLVEWQLRVADGEPLPLTQPEVTWRGHAIEARLCAEDPARGFLPQTGRLLAWEPPSGEGVRVDHGVREGQDITPFYDSMQAKLIAYGPDRETARERLAAALRELTVFGVTTNSAFIQHVLGHEAFRSGRYDTGFVGAHTPPEMLQELGKASLEDQAILAALLFHDDAQALARKGGFDATLTGWSSSYALPVPVSLHDGASEFRASVRPVAPESYEVRVGDTSFALSLRGLGAERAEVEVAGRRRAVRYRRAGGTLWCSLDGITRQLRDVSFRLPSERERASDGRLRAPMDGRIIRVSTEVGATVKKGDVLVVLEAMKMESSLIAPTDGVVTAVNVTVGAQVPARHVVAVVSPAAKEAA
- a CDS encoding pilin yields the protein MRGVTTHRPPESAAPKKTVLPGVALGFAITSLCVVFLWPVGLVLAIMAMVKTGKPEHAGRRGLAITALIVAGLGPFVIGIVAAITIPNFIRFQARSKQAECKVNLKAVFTAARVSMVDEQPLVSLDAMGIEPGPRNRYAYVLRMPEEVIPVGAAFPAIDPAEIQAALAQAGVKPGVEGTCPDCVVTAACVGNVDNDDTLDVWSISTVNRTAANGETIELGTPYNHVNDVRE
- a CDS encoding AMP-binding protein, with the protein product MSAIQAPQAPRISRVSLGDIVHRSALRWPERTALVDGDLEFSYAELDRRSNAFAHYLLAQGLPQGARIAMLCGNSAQMLTAFVGIYKSGLVWVPINTGLSVEAVQYIVEHAEATHAVVDAELLAKPGLRAMLDALGTRVIVCVPEGQAAPDGGTVAFLDTLKGQHGTLPEVAIQSGQLAQIMYTSGTTGQQKGVMHSHASVHAALSGNLFELGMRPSDSTICVLPMFHCAQHSIVMTFLLAGATVVVRRAFDPGAMLATIERRGITFLLGLPVMYGAMLAHPARPATKLSSLRLCLYVMAPMARTMLVELIEHFCPGGFALASGQTEMYPATTLFKPEQQLKRFGSYWGDSVVTNETAIMDDEGRLLGRGEVGEIVHRGPNVMLGYYKDPEATARASAFGWHHTGDLGMFDADGQLLFVDRKKDMIKTGGENVPSIKVEEVLLRHPSVLQVAVVGLPHSRWAEAVTGFVVLKPGVSATEAEINAHCRQHLGGFEVPKAIVLLPAMPQTSTGKAQKFVLRQQYARHYDAGRDDPQTP
- a CDS encoding Vps62-related protein: MVLRRFLSLVAFATSSLVANAAHANTVYGFWQGSGGQSPSGPGNRVFLLDSQTSSNPVTFTLTSSADAWLYLLDANGTILAQDNNGGGGTNSRLVVTLAPGSYQLVAATALSGQSAEFTLVSDSGVLRHPKALEVRPTSRFSWIYDDHGTGATNDIAVWRPDLSQTPGFFSLGDVAMPNRGQAPATTFVVRGEADLLARPSNYNWIWDDSGSGGTHDVSFWEPVAPAGYTCLGHVAVLGYSKPSTDLIRCVRSEYVLPANPAWVWDDRGSGADDDIGVWQAAARDHRGLPASTFISRPSHGDTGGNRYWVLNKSATSNAELRGLPVDSQTVAAFAPRVWLHPDEAYFPSSTQFHLANVHEENGHLVTNQALGCDSCTDPQFLDGQRPNQTPVPVYAQVITRTQGGLPTNVTDVLYWSFYPYNNGKRVCIGWYSPWGCVGGYSTFGNHVGDWEHLTVRFIDGRPAQVYLSQHANGQTFTFGDKAVFLSGWHPEVFSANGSHGLYPDAARHIYETIFNGDFLADDTGAGLAWDTWSNVVIIPWQPAGTYTGSLAWMNLTAYWGNPESGCDNPTGYCVNSGGPSPLRNRSVSQPDYMTLE